A single region of the Salipaludibacillus sp. LMS25 genome encodes:
- a CDS encoding alpha/beta hydrolase, which yields MKHIFNKGASERTLLLLHGTGGDEHDLVPIAEMIDPDASVLSVRGNVDENGMNRFFRRLREGVFDEEDLVFRTKELYDFINKAATDYGFDKNQLVAVGYSNGGNIAGSLLYHYDKPLQGAILLHPMVPRRGIDLPSMTKLPVFIGAGSNDPICPPEETKELYANLEQAGAAVSLYWANQGHQLTRDEITEAKAWYEYAIKGE from the coding sequence ATGAAGCATATTTTTAATAAAGGAGCCAGTGAGCGAACGTTACTCTTGTTACATGGGACTGGTGGAGATGAGCACGATTTAGTTCCCATAGCAGAAATGATTGATCCGGATGCTTCTGTGTTAAGTGTTCGAGGTAATGTTGATGAGAATGGGATGAATCGTTTTTTTCGCAGATTACGTGAAGGAGTATTTGATGAAGAAGATTTAGTTTTCCGTACGAAGGAACTATATGACTTTATTAATAAAGCTGCCACAGATTATGGCTTTGACAAAAATCAACTCGTGGCTGTTGGCTATTCAAATGGTGGTAACATTGCAGGGAGTTTGCTCTATCATTATGATAAACCACTTCAGGGCGCTATTCTATTGCATCCAATGGTGCCGAGACGGGGGATTGACTTACCTAGTATGACGAAACTACCTGTATTTATTGGGGCAGGTTCTAATGATCCTATCTGTCCGCCTGAAGAAACGAAAGAGCTCTATGCAAATCTTGAACAAGCAGGTGCTGCCGTTAGTTTATATTGGGCTAATCAAGGCCACCAACTAACGAGAGATGAGATAACAGAAGCAAAAGCTTGGTATGAGTACGCAATTAAAGGAGAGTAA